One window from the genome of Aptenodytes patagonicus chromosome 4, bAptPat1.pri.cur, whole genome shotgun sequence encodes:
- the WDR1 gene encoding WD repeat-containing protein 1, with the protein MPYEIKKVFASLPQVERGVSKIIGGDPKGNNFLYTNGKCVVIRNIDNPAIADIYTEHAHQVVVAKYAPSGFYIASGDVSGKLRIWDTTQREHLLKYEYQPFAGKIKDLAWTEDSKRIAVVGEGREKFGAVFLWDSGSSVGEITGHNKVINSVDIKQTRPYRLATGSDDNCAAFFEGPPFKFKFTISDHTRFVNCVRFSPDGNRFATASADGQIFVYDGKTGEKVCVLGGGKAHDGGIYAISWSPDSSQLLSASGDKTAKIWDVGANSIVSTFNMGSNVLDQQLGCLWQKDHLLTISLSGYINYLDKNNPNKPLRVIKGHSKSIQCLTVHKNGGKSYIYSGSNDGHINYWDSETGENDGFSGKGHTNQVSRMAVDEMDQLVTCSMDDTVRYTNLSKRDYSGQDAVKMDVQPKCLAVGPGGYTVVLCIGQIVLMKDKKKCFAIDDLGYEPEAVAIHPGGGTAAVGGADGNVRLYSIQGTSLKNDDKSLEAKGPVTDLAYSHDGAFLAVCDANKVVTVFSVTDGYAEHNVFYGHHAKIVCIAWSPDNEHFASGGMDMMVYVWTVSDPETRVKIPDAHRLHHVSGLAWLDEHTLVTTSHDASVKEWSISYN; encoded by the exons ATGCCGTACGAGATCA AAAAAGTGTTCGCCAGCCTCCCGCAGGTTGAACGAGGCGTTTCCAAAATTATCGGAGGTGATCCTAAGGGCAACAATTTTCTTTATACCAATGGAAAATGTGTCGTCATCAGAAACATTGAT aATCCTGCAATTGCTGACATCTACACTGAGCATGCCCATCAGGTTGTAGTTGCCAAGTATGCTCCCAGTGGATTCTACATAGCATCTGGAG ATGTCTCTGGAAAGCTGAGAATCTGGGATACTACACAGAGGGAACACCTACTGAAGTATGAGTATCAGCCGtttgcaggaaaaataaaggaCCTTGCGTGGACTGAAGACAGCAAGAGAATTGCTGTggttggggaaggaagggaaaa ATTTGGAGCAGTGTTCCTGTGGGATAGTGGTTCTTCTGTTGGTGAGATTACCGGGCACAACAAAGTGATCAATAGCGTGGACATTAAACAAACAAGACCATATCGTCTGGCAACTGGCAGTGATGACAACTGTGCCGCTTTCTTTGAGGGACCGCCATTCAAGTTCAAGTTTACAATAAGC GACCATACACGGTTTGTGAACTGTGTGAGGTTTTCTCCTGATGGGAACAGATTTGCTACAGCTAGTGCAGATGGCCAG ATTTTTGTCTATGATgggaagactggagagaaagTGTGTGTTCTTGGTGGAGGCAAAGCGCATGATGGAGGTATTTATGCT ATTAGTTGGAGCCCTGACAGTAGTCAGttgctttctgcttctggagATAAAACTGCTAAAATCTGGGATGTTGGTGCTAATTCTATTGTCAGTACTTTTAACATGGGATCAAACGTGTTGGATCAGCAGTTGGGTTGTTTGTGGCAGAAAGACCACTTACTGACTATCTCCCTGTCTGGCTATATCAATTATTTGGACAAGAACAATCCAAACAAGCCTTTACGTGTTATAAAG GGTCATAGTAAATCAATTCAGTGTCTTACAGTGCATAAAAACGGTGGAAAGTCCTATATTTACTCTGGAAGTAATGATGGTCATATTAAT TATTGGGATTCTGAAACTGGAGAGAATGATGGCTTTTCTGGGAAAGGCCATACAAACCAGGTTTCTAGAATGGCAGTGGATGAAATGGATCAGCTGGTTACCTGCAGTATGGATGACACTGTGCGCTATACCAACCTTAGCAAGAGGGACTACAG TGGCCAGGATGCTGTGAAAATGGATGTTCAACCAAAATGTTTAGCTGTGGGTCCTGGTGGTTATACTGTAGTTCTATGCATTGGACAA ATTGTCTTgatgaaagataagaaaaaatgttttgcaattgATGACCTTGGCTATGAGCCAGAAGCTGTAGCCATTCACCCTGGAGGAGGTACAGCAGCAGTGGGAGGAGCG GATGGGAATGTCCGTTTGTATTCAATCCAAGGAACCTCTTTGAAAAATGATGATAAGTCTTTGGAAGCTAAAGGTCCTGTTACTGACCTGGCATATTCTCACGATGGTGCCTTTCTTGCAGTCTGTGATGCAAACAAAGTTGTCACTGTCTTCAGTGTCACTGATGGCTATGCG GAACATAACGTCTTTTATGGACACCATGCAAAAATTGTTTGTATTGCCTGGTCACCAGACAATGAACACTTTGCTTCTGGAGGCATGGACATGATGGTATATGTTTGGACTGTAAGTGATCCAGAGACCAGAGTCAAGATACCAG ATGCTCACAGACTACATCATGTAAGCGGCTTGGCGTGGTTGGATGAACATACTCTGGTAACAACATCCCATGATGCTTCTGTCAAAGAGTGGTCTATCTCTTACAATTGA